ATGACACATAATACCCATCTGTTAATATGTTTACAGTATAAAAATGGAACCTTTATGAAAATAGATTAAATCCCACTCTGGTTTTTTCTCTCACCCCCATCCTCTGCCCCCCTCTGACCCTCACTCCCGCCCCCACTCGCTCCTCCATTATGTGTGCCTGGCTGTCTCTCTGTAATCcagtgtgtctctttgtggctGTACAGCATGTGGCTCAGCTGCACTTTGGCCCCTAATGGACCCAGTCAATGGGGGGAATTGCCACCCTGCTGTCTCTATCCAGGTCAAGTGTGtacacagaagtgtgtgtgtgtgtgtgtgtgtgtgtggtatgtttGGTGCCTTGTCGATTGTGTGAACTCTTTGCTTGCATGTGTGCTTGGTGCCAGAGTCACCCATGAGAGTGGTAAGataagtatgtatgtatgtatgtaaggGTGCacttaataataaatatatgcTTGGCTAAATGAGCAAGTTAGGGTTAGAGTTTAGAAAAGTATTATTTATTAGGACTTAACACTCAAAAATCAGGTGACCTATTCCTGCTTTATGAGCCTTAAACCTAAACAGTTTCTGTAACAGAAAGAATTATGAGCACAATAATTCACAGGTGGCTTGACTATGGCCTTCTGTTGACGGTCCAGAAATCGCAGCATGCAGGATATTCTCAAACTGAGACACCCAGAGCAAACAAAATTTTGGCAATTGAATGTAGCCGTCAACTCCTTCCAGAAAAAATAGACTCACCAACAATGACTGAACCTTTTCATCTTCCCCAGTCCCACCAGCCACTGAGCGCTACGTGACACTGTCTGCCATTGGATGATGCTAAAGTGCACCACAtttttgaaatgagaaaatttTCATTGTGTGTCTCTACAGTTGTCAATGACAACGCAGAATGATGATCATTAGTAAGCATCCTATATCTCAATATACTGCTCACTAATAAAGAGTAAAGATCTAAGTGTTTATTACTTAGGGAGTATTGAATGAGTAAACAAGGGGGTGATTTCAGAAACGGCCTTTGTGATGGGTATTagtgtgtagtttttttttagcttggtCTTGGTCTTTTGAGTTTACAGGCCAAAGCGATGCCACAAATGggaacaaaacagtaaaactgcAGAGTGTAAAACCACAGAAATGATCTTCTAGATGCTAAAGTTCTCTGTAGAGCTAAGGGGAAGTGCAGAGTCTATGACAGTTCTCCATGGGTTGGGCATTATGATTGACTCCttttcacacagtgtgtatgtgatCCATTGTTgatgtaaaaatactgattaaagctgctttaaattTGAAGTTTGCACCTCTGTATTGTAATATtaggaaaggagggagaaactACTCATTAAATGTTggaatgttttttcttttagattCAGCAGAATCCGAGGATACATCAAAACACTTAACAACTACCTTCACTCACTGGTTCTCTTATTTATGTACAATACAtatgtgagtgaaagagacaaaatgTATGCAGACAGCTGTTTCTGATTACTGTGTTACTGATCACTGTGTTCCTATGAAATCAGTAAAAGTAGATTTTAATGTCACATTCAAAgtgaggaaggaagggagagcTTTGTGTACGCCGTCAGCTGTTACAGGCGTGGTCATCTGCACAAACGGAGACAAATGCTTTGTGAGTGGAGACTGAAACGGCGAGACACAATGAAGCATTTTGTAATTGCACATTCATAGAGACTGGCACAGATATTTTGAACTGTCAGCTGTTTGAGGCGTCTTATCAGCATGAAAGGAGAGACGGCTTTGTGAAAATGAAGAATGAAGCTAGATCACTCTGTGGACTAGAGAGTCTGCTCTGCTGTTGTGATCGCCATTAAAACAGCATATAAACCCGTCCAAAACATCTGCATtggagagacagtgtgtgatggTGTTGAAGCTggtagtttgtgtgtgcgtgtgtgtgtgttgagtgtgtgcTGGAAGGGAGGGGGAGTGTAGAGAGAAGTCTTTTCAGTGCTGTCCCACACAAAGAAGATAAAACTACTAATGGCCTGGGCTTCCTCtaatggagctgtgtgtgtgtgtgtgtgtgtctgtgtgcttgacACAAgcatgtgcgtgcatgtgcacaGATCAACAAAGCTGCATTCAAAACATCACTTATTCATGGCTGCATTCAGGCATggtccttctgtctttctttctatttacagctccctctctctgtacaTGTGGGCATCTATTCACATGCACCTACTGTTTCtaggctgcagagctgcatgGTTCAGCCCTGTGTGTGGTAATAAAGGATCCACTCTCCTTCTTCAGTGTCCAACAGCGTCTCTGTCTTCCCTGCACCTCATCCCACATATATCACGGCATATCACGCTGCTGTGAAATTTGACACAGGTTATGTTTTCTGTTGATGTTCTGGCATTTTAGAGACTCTAAATATGTAACGTTGTCCTGGGCCAAGTTCATGAGACACATGAGataaattttaagttttttttttaagtattaatctaaaatattatcattttagTCAGTACATTTTCTGTATGTAGCTGAAATTTTGAGGTGCTTTAACTTTACTTGAGTGCTTTCATTTTATGCTACCTAGTACTTCTGCTCCATTTCGGAAGGAAATATTGTTTACTCCACTATCTCACAGCTACAGATAATTACTAGTTACTATTCATATTTAGATtttacattagaaaaacataTGACAATCTTTTGAAATGCAATGcattattaaacattaaaccagtggttaaaataaaagaaaaatctgtgtgGCTGGGGCTCCTTGGTACATTTCAGGTGAGTTGTCTGCAGTTCTACCAAAGAGACATTTTCTCTCCAACTTCTCAGatggttttgtttaaataatttttcaaGGCCCAAAAGATTTGTGTAGCAGgattctgtttttccttctctcctacCTCATTAATCAGCTCACCCCTCCTCAGATTCATCTTGTGGCCCCCTTGGTTTGGCCCCACTAGAGTAAACCTAACTTTACAGATAgccatttttctttctaacaacttcttttactttaaaactTAAGTATATTTATCTGATAGTACTTAtgtattatttaaataaaggacttgtaatggagtatttgtACATTAACAGACTGGTACTTTTACCTAAGTgaaggatctgagtacttcttccacttCTGATTTTTGTTAAACCATATCTATAAACATACATATGTATCAGTGCATGTATTGACACTGGTGTTTTCAGACCTTCTGTGTTTACTATGGACGTGCATGGCCTTTAAATCTGATTCATGTTTACATGGCTCATTGTCCCAGCAGCAAGAgtcccagtaagccatgacacTGTggcagtgagccagcatgcacaatcCTGGAacacctgaaactgaagcaaagTAATACAGCCATCATTCTTTtgattatttacacctgtgcttttccagtTGTGACATGTCAAAAGGCCTTCTGTGGAAATGCCTGGGCCTAATACACTATCTAACTATTAGTTGTGGTGACCGTTAAGAGGTTGTTACATTTTAAGCCACTATGATTGaaaattgtgtatttgtgtcattttaaaacttaaagACATCAGCTGTCATGAAGAGGGTCAATGCTGACCACATCTGGATGAGCAGCGCCCTCTTCTGGTGAAAACAGggcatcataaaaaaaatctataagaGTACTGTTTATATACTTTCACCAAATATAAAGAGATATCTGGATCCTTTTTAGCATGTTGCTCTGTTTGACATCTCCTCGattcttgcacacacactcacacatacacacacttacgcTTTTCTCGTCCTGTGCTGATTTTGCTGTATCTTGCAAAATTTCCTCTCAGTTCAGTGCTTTGAGTCAAACCGGTTGAGTCAATCTGcacttcaaaaataaacatgtcttaACTTGTCAAACCACCTTCCCCCGCAGAAAGGTTACAGTATGAGGCAATCATTCAAAAACAGAATGACTCCATTTGCTAAGTGGAATAAGAACATTTATCTAGATGACAAGGGTGTGGAGCTGTCAACATATGATAAAACAACACACCATACTAAATAATAAAAGGGATGTGAATCCCATATACTGCAAGTTTCCCTGAAAAATATATGTAAGCCTACCTTAAAAATCAACTTCAACAATTCTACCAAAGACATAAGAAGTGGATTAATCTCTtactgcatctgtgtgtactACAGTCAAAATATTTGACTGCAAAGATTAAAAATCATtgactgactcacacacacacaaaggtgcaGATAGGGTCAACATACAGCGGGTTTGAGCTCATCTCAGCTCCCTTGAACACTCAAAAATCTTCCAAACCCTCATTCTCTTCTCACCGTCATTACTCTTCTGAACCTGCATTATacagtttcacatttatttgCACTTGTTTTACAAACAACAGTGAGAATTATTACATGCAAACTCTCGCACCTTCTGTGCAAGTTTTGATTTGTCGTGTGCTGCTGAAGTAGGTTCTGCAAGTTTGTATCATCTATACTGTGCATTTGTGCAAACAGGAATCCTGTTGCAGTGGAATTTGTATCCGTATacagtgcttgtgtgttttggctTGAGGGAAAGGGCAGCCTATAATAACATAGGTAACATAATAGATGGTATATGATGTTATTACTATCACCATCCCCCCATAGAGAAACATCAGTGTGCCATGAATCCTTATggtttccttttgtcttttggTATAGGTGTGTTTCACCAGTGCTTGCTGCAGCATGGTGGTGTATTTCAGTTTCCCCGTGCTGTTGGTCAGTATCTCTCCACATCACACCACCGTGCACGTGCGTTCATCGTAAAACGTGATGGTGGCCGTCGCATGATGTCTCGCTCGCGGCAAGAGCCAATAACAGCGCGGAATCGGAAGGAATGTGGATATATTTGGGAATAGTGCGCTTTGCAGTTGGTTTGCGGAATTTACTGACAGCGCCGAGTCCAATGGCAGCTCCGCAAAGTGGATTGTGGGTAGCGTAGTCCTAAAGTGGAGAACCGGGCTTTCTTCAAGGGACAGCGGTGAGCTTCTACTACATGTCCCACAACGCACTGCGGCGACCGAGCTCTGTGTATgtgaggcagaggcagagagaaaattTAGGAATTCGTCTGCAGTCTTTGAGCTGCGCTGTCGCCAAAATAATGGTAAGTCCTCAAACTAAAAACAAGCGATTTCGTAACACTGTTGTCTTACTGACTACAAAATAAGGCAGACTCTCCGTTGGTGGTTAGCAGAGTTTGGCAAAGATCGTTAGCGGCAGTGATTGCTAATAGAACATGTAAAATTAGCTAACTTAAGCTAGCAAACAAGCCCCTCTAGCTTGCTAGTTATGGCAGTTTTACACGGTTGTTAACAAACTGACGGTTGTTAAGAAACTGCGTTGTACGCTGTCACGCGTAAAACTGTTATATTTTGCATGTTTGAGCATTTAGCCACCTAGCTGTCAGTGTTCAACTTTGGttcgttgtgtgtgtgtgtgtgtttggattcgTGTTCCGCCCCCCTTTTTTGTGTCGAGGGTCCTCTTTACGGGAATCTCCTGGCTTGTGAATAGAGGCAGTGGCGCTGGTTGGAGCGGATTAGAGGTCCTGGGTAATTTCACTTGCAGATCTTGCAGCCTGTTACCATACGAGCTGACAGTCCGCATACCTTTCTGTTTACATCAGTGTCTAGTTGTCCGGGTCACTGGTTTTTGGTTGTTACTTTTCCTCTCTTCGctttgtctcctcctccctctctgcctcccaaTCTTTCCCCTGTGTGTTTGAGGGTTTGCAGATGTTGGTCAGATTTAACACGTTCCCTCATTAAAGTGTTGATAAGACTTGGGGTCAGCGCTGCCTTCAGTCAGacagctgttttgtgtttttcctgttttttcagCTGTGTGCACGTCTCTGGAAGATCACAAAAAGCATCAGGGTATTGCCGTGTAgtgcatttacagtatatgttcatttttacaatgtaggatttAAGATGAGAACCAGTTGAGAACTAACTTTTTCACTCGCAGTACCATGttgcatttgaatttgaattcaGTGTGGATTGAATTCATGGAGGGAGCATGGTCCAGGGATTTGCAGATAGCAAAAATATAGAATTTTacaatgttatttaaaaaataaactgtatttaatgtgaATTGTTCACATTGTGACTGATACCCATCGGATCAGCACATCCTCAGCACTcatgtatgtaaatatgttgCCAGTATAGAAAAATATACTTTTCTATACTGTTCTATACTGTACAAGACAAGCAAACTACACCATACTTAAACCAATGTTATGACAAGCCtacttagatttttttaatattgtaaCCTCTTTCAGTGACTGATTGACAGAACTTTAAACTTCTTATATTCAGCCATTGCTGACTCAATTTGGAGTCTAACTTTAAGACTTCTACaaactatataaaaaaaaaaaaaaaaacaattcacttGGGAAACTAAACCATAAAACAGTCTGCTCTGCTGTAACGATTTCAGTGGAATCATTatgtttgattgtgttgttgtgcCTAAAGCCAGCAAAGTAGGTCAAACCTCCATTCAACCACAGTAACTCAACTGTACAAGCTCCATGATGCACTTATTTCTCACTGCATTGCCTCTCATCTCAGTTGATTTTTAGCTATGCTGTGGCTGCTGGCATTTGCCAATAATTCTTGGGCcaagtgtgggtgtgtgttgttctccgtctttctctctgttaaaACATAAATCCAACTTATGGCTAGCATTATGTATTTATCTTGTTTTCAATCAGGCTCCCGCTGTGTTGCTCGAAGAAAAATCACcagtgttatatttattttgtgtcacaACATCTGTGTCCCACTCTTTTGCTCACTAATGCTCTTCATTCCTCTTCACCTCTCTGTATCCCTCTTTGTCCTTTTTGCTCTTCCCAGGCCTAACAGTCCTGCTTGCTGCTAGTGTTTCCTCGTGCATGTGAGTGTCCTTCGGGTTATGAGCAGTGGTAAGACGTCTCACTACAACCGATACTCCGGAGgagcagcagccgcagcagctgcagtcacagcagCCATCGCCAGCAGCCCTTCCACCCCCCCAGCAGACTCCAGCAGCGGGGTGAGAGACCCTAGTTTGGCATGGAgagaaattttaattaaatgctCAGACTATACTTGTGTAATGTATTGCTGTTGTAATTACTACAAACTGTTTCTTTGATCATCCATCTATCCGCCTACCCCTCTTTTCTTCACTGCAGAGCAGGATGGAGGCCTCGTTTGGCCCTACCTTCTCAGCCGTGGCTGCTGGAACTAAAGGTGACACACTTTCTATTCCTCTCTTTTCTAaatcctctttcttcctctgtgtttgtgtttttcttttttgctcgATAGATGCTCAGTTACTACGTTATTCTGGGATTCTTGCTTCTAAACTTGCCTTCATATGTTTTCAGCAGAAGGGTCCAGCACCTACAAGCAGCACAGAAgaactccctcctcctccagcactcTAACCTACTCCCCtcgggatgatgatgatggaatggtacatacacacacctttttacattttatgtttttccagtccagcctaacaaattaaaaaactcataaacattTATAATGAAGCCTCCTAAAGCTGATCATTTTAAATGGGCCTggggtaaaaaacaaacaaacaaaaaatacctGGAACACATGCCTGTTGTACAACTTGTGCACAAGATCCCACACATCTGGATATGCTATTGTGTGACCTTTGTTTCACTACATCCTCCTTGTTCCCCTCAGCCTCCTATTGGTACTCCGCGGAGGTCTGATTCAGCCATCTCGGTCCGATCCCTCCATTCCGAGTCCAACATGTCTCTGCGCTCCACTTTCTCCCtgcatgaagaggaggaggacacggTATTATggccagcacaaacacactgtatacaGTACCACATATCTATGACGCTGACCATAAACACATGTTCACAGTCAGATTTATaagcacatgcagacacactaaataataaaaaacacaataacaagaTAGATTTGGAACTGAAACCACAGCACAAATGTAGTAAATGAgcaaatttgtgtttgtgtgcaggaaCCCCAGGTGTTTGCTGAGCAGCCATCAGTAAAACTGTGCTGCCAGCTCTGCTGTAACGTCTTCAAGGACCCTGTCATCACCACATGTGGGGTAAGTTTACTTATGTCCTTAAACACCCTTTTTTAAAGTCGGTTTGTTGATGATTCTGATCTAAATGGGAACAAGAAAATTGTGGATTCATAAGATTTCACCACacctgtttctccctctttcctcagCACACATTCTGCAGACGATGTGCCTTGACTTCAGGTGAGGCTTAAACTGTGCTGGGGAGAGTAATAGACCCGCCACTAAGAACCTTAATATTTCATCTAGATGTATCAGTGCTAGGAGTGTTTTTTTCAAAGCGTTGTTTATTTTAACCTTACCTTCATTTTACTCCTCACAGACAAGTGCCCAGTGGATGCGGCAAAACTAACGGTTGTGGTGAACAACATCGCGGTAGCGGAGCAGATAGGAGAGCTGTTCATCCACTGTAAATACGGCTGCAGGGCCACAGGCAGCGGTGCGGGAGCGGCCGCAGCCTCCAATGCCACAGTGGCTGGGAAGCCAGGAGCGTATGAGGTGGACCCGCTGGGTTGCCCGTTCACCATCAAACTGTCCACACGGAAGTAAGGAGTAAACATTTGATAGGATGTTGCATTTCTACTGCTTCTACGTGAATATAATAACTTGCAGTGctgtttctgacttttttaaaatcccaactctctttatctctgcagAGAACATGAGGCCAGTTGTGACTACAGGCCAGTCCGCTGTCCCAACAACCCCTCCTGCCCCCCACTGCTCACCATGAACCTGGAGGCTCACCTCAAAGAATGTGAGCACATCAAATGTCCCCACTCCAAATATGGGTGAGTCCTAAAAAAACACACGTTAACAAGTTATTTAACATTCCTCCATTTCTTAGGCTGCATATAATCTCTTGCTCATTTGCAGTCTCCTCACCTGCCTTCCACTAATCTGCTCGTCTTTTCCTCCACAACAGCTGTACGTTCATCGGTAACCAAGACACGTACGAAACACACCTGGAGGTGTGCAAGTTTGAGGGGCTGAAGGAGTTTCTGCAGCAAACAGATGACAGGTGAGCAGACCTGAAGCTGTTGattgtaataaaatataagacTTTATATATTCTCATCTAAAGAGTTCAGATATTCACATATTTGTTAAACTGGGTCCTTTCTGTCTGTTAAGCTGTTCTTCAGGACCTAAATAAAATGAACTTGAACTTTCTGTATGTgatctctgacctttgaccctgttAGGTTCCACGAGATGCAGCTGACTCTGGCCCAGAAAGACCAAGATATTTCTTTCCTGCGTTCCATGTTGGGCAAACTATCAGAGAAATTAGATCAGCTAGAGAAGAACCTGGAGCTGAAGTTTGGTAAGATTCAGTGAACAAGGAAAATCTTCTTTTTATGTGCTTATTCAGCCACATAGACCAGGGCCAAGATTAGATTCTTCTTCACAAGTTATTTGCATGTTTACACACTTGAATTACAGCATTCAGCTCCACAGAGCATGCTGGTGGAGCAGGTGAACTATTAGTATCTGGCTCACTGCAGAGTTTGTGTTCAAGAAACAGGTGTTGTGATGCCTGCGGTCATACGTCctaatgtcttttctgtttttatacattCTTTCTTTGGGCTCTTCTTGCTGAAATATCAAACAAAGCAGGATTTGTGAATGAAAGTGAGCACAGACAGTaggagagaaacagataaaCGGCAGTACAGCTGCATACTAGGTTTAGATCCTGCCATGTTAGATTTTGTGTGTCTTCACACTTGCATCAATCTCCAATGTCAGGACTACCCTGAAAGCCATCATGATCTTAACTTCTCTTTGTTGCCATAGCAATCCAGTAACAGTTGTCTCTACATCCATGGTTACATTGCAAAGAAGCAAAAGGATTGGCAAAAAAGAAACCACTAATGATTAATTTGGCGTACCTTTAATGGTGCCAGTTTGCTAAAATGTGAAAAGATACAGACTAAAATAACAGGGTTCAGGTTGTAGCTCACAGTGTTAGACACCAAATTCATGGGGCACTTCGGTGGAGTTGGGGTGGCAGGGGAGGCAGATCCAAACATGCCTCTGTTTTGTCGGGAGGGGGCCCACAGTGTCAGACTTTAATCATCTTCTAAACAATGtctaaactgtgtgtgtgtgtgtttcagacgtGCTGGATGAGAACCAGAGTAAACTGAGCGAGGACCTGATGGAATTTCGTAGAGATGCCTCCATGCTGAATGTAAGTCTGTGTGCACCTTTCAGAGATCCTGACACAAATCTGTGTTTAGGaataaaaattaattaagaAGCCAGAATCAAAGGCCTGGAATTTGCAGAtatgtgtgagtgagcagcTCTTGATTATTAAACTAGTCAGCTTATAAAGTACTTAATGTTCaatctgtgtgtgggtgtgtgtgtctgcaggatgaGTTGTCCCACATCAACGCCAGGCTCAACATGGGAATCCTGGGCTGTAAGTATCTGCCTGTCCTCCATTACCCTTCACCTCTCTCAGCAGAGGAAGACATTTGGTAAACTGTTGCCAAAAACCGGATCCTGTCGAGTTTTGAATGCCTTCTCTGACCATtccttcctcctgtctctcaCTCCCACTCACCTTCCTTCAccagcctctgtctgtctctacctAATTGTcccttttctgtattttatatgCGCCTCTTATATGTCATTTCCAGTGAGAAATGTAAAACCTGTCTCTCCCATCTGTGTGTAGCATACGACCCCCAGCAGATCTTCAAGTGTAAGGGCACGTTTGTTGGCCACCAGGGTCCCGTCTGGTGTCTGTGCGTCTACTCCACTGGAGACCTGCTCTTCTCGGGATCCTCAGATAAGACTATCAAGGTAACATCAGCGCACACACTCAAAGATAAGGAACAATGGCACATTCAGGCCAACATTATCACCACTAAAAACACACTTTATTATTTCTCAAACTCACTTTTGATGtggaatgtgaatgtgaatcaaTCTCCGCCTTTCCCCTCAGGTGTGGGACACTTGCACCACCTACAAGTGTCAGAAAACCCTTGAGGGTCATGATGGCATCGTGTTGGCCCTGTGTATCCAGGGGTAATAAAATTCACAtatgcacctacacacacacacacacacacacacacacacacacacacacacacacacacacacacacacacacacacacagtgtgatcTTAAGATTCATGTCACCTGGGAATGGCTAGCCTTTCTTCAGAGCCTGActctgctatttttttttcttgtttccataGAAACAAGCTATACAGCGGCTCTGCAGATTGCACCATCATCGTAAGTAACAGTCACTTCTCTACTTCCCCTTGTTTAAAGTGAAATTTGCAAAGTTGAATTGTTTTGAGAAGTTTGATTTccgtctttttgttttcttgctgcttcGTGTTGCGTAGGTGTGGGACATCCAGACCCTGCAGAAAGTTAATACTATCCGTGCCCATGACAACCCTGTATGCACACTGGTCTCCTCCCACAACATGCTGTTCAGCGGCTCCCTCAAGGCCATCAAGGTACAGTTATTTGCATGATGTATCACCCAGTGTATGTTGTGTTGttccatcattttttaaagctttcTGCACAGGAATCTATTTACTTTCCATGTGTCAAGGTTTATTTAAAGTGCAATGTCACATGAAAATGTCTCTACGCCCTttacagcaataaaaacaacagaagaactaacataaagaacaaagacaaataaaaatcagtgcagaaaaaagactgaaaactaTGGCAGTAAAACCGCcagctttattttttgtgtattcTTGAGGCAGATGAGTAACCAGGAGCTGATTTATGTGGTGAAATGTGATCAGAGAGGTGCTGGCCCTTGTAGCGCTTTATACGTCATGATGAGTACTGAAGTGTGTTTGGGAGATAGATCCAAATCTTGTGTGTTGGGTAAACTGAGAAACTGATGGATTGGATGGCCATAATGCAGagacagtgaaaacagcagactTAATGCAGGAgtaaagtgaaaacagcagGTAAAAAACATAAAGGCTTTAAACTTACTGCACTGAGAAGTTACAAAGCCATCAAGATCCAGAGATGGTGGTCTCACAGTGAAGAGGTTCACTTTTTAAATTCAGACAGGCAAACACGAAGATTTGAGACACTGATGGATCAGCTGAATAACTGTGTATCATCAGCACACCAATGAAAATGGACCCAATAATTACAAATGACAGGGAATAATGTGGTTTAGTGAGGAGGGGAAAACAGTAAAGAGTCATCGCTGCAGCCTTGTCTTTCTTAATCTGGTTACAAGGGTGTGCAGGAAAGGAAAAGCGGGTgggggtgctgtgtgtgtgctgtgtgtgatgtCAGTGCTCTTAAACAGGGACTTTCCTTTCCTGCCCATCTCGactctacctcctcctcctccggtcTCTAAGCTGCTCTGTATTTCAGCTCACTGACATCATGCATTTAACTGTTTTCACCCTGttcatcagcctcagctcagccctctgtgtgtgagtgtgtaattCCATGAGTGTGTAATAGTTAAAAAATAGTTTCTCATTTCAGTTTATGTCACGGGTTGTTGATGGTGATGACTTGCTGCAAGGAAGTTTATATGTAGAGTAATTTAATAGGTCAGGGGaaagcacattgtttttttgtttttttttttagtgagcAGTTTTTCAGAAAACCTTGGTAATAGGAACTGCGGCTGTCATTCCTTCGACTGAGTGTTTTATTCTCAAGGGGTATTCTCTTGCATAGTTTGACGTCAGTAAagtttgtttgtgctgtagTTTCAATCTCAAGTGTccttatttttgtgtgtgtaggtgtgggaCATCGTAGGCAcagagctgaagctgaagaaggagctgaCCGGTCTGAATCACTGGGTCAGAGCATTGGTGGCCTCCCAGAACCATCTGTACAGTGGCTCATATCAGACCATCAAGGTAGgttggaggggaggggagacGTAAGTGgtgtacatacacacagttcAAATTCATGTTTAGGTTTCACCAATCATAGCTGAGCAGCCATAACAAGGCACTGAAGGCATGCCAGGCTTTGGATTGCTCCACCTGTTTGAGCAGTGTGCATGTTAGGAGTTGTTTTTAGGCTTTGCTAAACCAATAAGAGGCAAAGAGGAAGGAttaaactgtgtttatttacttcAGAGTAAGCCTCAAATCTTAGTATGCCTGTCTAGCTAGATTACTACCCACAGTAAGAACCCAGTGCTATTACCAAAGGCCAGGGGTGTGTCAT
The window above is part of the Toxotes jaculatrix isolate fToxJac2 chromosome 18, fToxJac2.pri, whole genome shotgun sequence genome. Proteins encoded here:
- the traf7 gene encoding E3 ubiquitin-protein ligase TRAF7 isoform X2, which produces MSSGKTSHYNRYSGGAAAAAAAVTAAIASSPSTPPADSSSGSRMEASFGPTFSAVAAGTKEGSSTYKQHRRTPSSSSTLTYSPRDDDDGMPPIGTPRRSDSAISVRSLHSESNMSLRSTFSLHEEEEDTEPQVFAEQPSVKLCCQLCCNVFKDPVITTCGHTFCRRCALTSDKCPVDAAKLTVVVNNIAVAEQIGELFIHCKYGCRATGSGAGAAAASNATVAGKPGAYEVDPLGCPFTIKLSTRKEHEASCDYRPVRCPNNPSCPPLLTMNLEAHLKECEHIKCPHSKYGCTFIGNQDTYETHLEVCKFEGLKEFLQQTDDRFHEMQLTLAQKDQDISFLRSMLGKLSEKLDQLEKNLELKFDVLDENQSKLSEDLMEFRRDASMLNDELSHINARLNMGILGSYDPQQIFKCKGTFVGHQGPVWCLCVYSTGDLLFSGSSDKTIKVWDTCTTYKCQKTLEGHDGIVLALCIQGNKLYSGSADCTIIVWDIQTLQKVNTIRAHDNPVCTLVSSHNMLFSGSLKAIKVWDIVGTELKLKKELTGLNHWVRALVASQNHLYSGSYQTIKIWDIRSLECVHVLQTSGGSVYSIAVTNHHIVCGTYENLIHVWDIESKEQVRTLTGHVGTVYALAVISTPDQTKVFSASYDRSLRVWSMDNMICTQTLLRHQGSVTALAVSRGRLFSGAVDSTVKVWTC
- the traf7 gene encoding E3 ubiquitin-protein ligase TRAF7 isoform X1, with the protein product MSSGKTSHYNRYSGGAAAAAAAVTAAIASSPSTPPADSSSGSRMEASFGPTFSAVAAGTKAEGSSTYKQHRRTPSSSSTLTYSPRDDDDGMPPIGTPRRSDSAISVRSLHSESNMSLRSTFSLHEEEEDTEPQVFAEQPSVKLCCQLCCNVFKDPVITTCGHTFCRRCALTSDKCPVDAAKLTVVVNNIAVAEQIGELFIHCKYGCRATGSGAGAAAASNATVAGKPGAYEVDPLGCPFTIKLSTRKEHEASCDYRPVRCPNNPSCPPLLTMNLEAHLKECEHIKCPHSKYGCTFIGNQDTYETHLEVCKFEGLKEFLQQTDDRFHEMQLTLAQKDQDISFLRSMLGKLSEKLDQLEKNLELKFDVLDENQSKLSEDLMEFRRDASMLNDELSHINARLNMGILGSYDPQQIFKCKGTFVGHQGPVWCLCVYSTGDLLFSGSSDKTIKVWDTCTTYKCQKTLEGHDGIVLALCIQGNKLYSGSADCTIIVWDIQTLQKVNTIRAHDNPVCTLVSSHNMLFSGSLKAIKVWDIVGTELKLKKELTGLNHWVRALVASQNHLYSGSYQTIKIWDIRSLECVHVLQTSGGSVYSIAVTNHHIVCGTYENLIHVWDIESKEQVRTLTGHVGTVYALAVISTPDQTKVFSASYDRSLRVWSMDNMICTQTLLRHQGSVTALAVSRGRLFSGAVDSTVKVWTC